One genomic window of Psychrobacillus sp. INOP01 includes the following:
- a CDS encoding sigma-70 family RNA polymerase sigma factor has translation MNRFLTEQQFQQVMKEYTDYLLKLAYLYIKDWSAAEDIVQDVFLTYYQKAEQFEERSSLKTYLAKITINKCKDYLKSWRYRKQVLTNNFFNPSKKGRDRIIEEDERLELADAVFQLPVKYREVIIYYYFEELSVLEISQLLSIPDNTVKTRLRKARALLKVQLKENDWEVLIHE, from the coding sequence ATGAATCGTTTTTTGACAGAGCAACAATTTCAACAAGTTATGAAAGAATATACCGATTATTTGTTAAAGCTTGCCTATTTATATATAAAGGATTGGTCGGCTGCTGAGGATATCGTACAGGATGTATTTTTAACCTATTATCAGAAAGCAGAGCAGTTTGAAGAACGTTCCTCATTGAAAACTTATTTAGCAAAAATAACGATTAATAAATGTAAGGATTACTTAAAAAGCTGGCGATATCGTAAGCAAGTGTTAACGAATAACTTTTTTAATCCTTCAAAAAAGGGTAGAGACCGAATCATAGAAGAGGATGAAAGGTTAGAACTCGCAGATGCAGTGTTCCAGCTACCAGTAAAGTATAGAGAAGTTATTATCTATTATTATTTTGAAGAATTATCCGTGTTAGAGATTTCTCAACTTCTGTCAATCCCAGACAATACCGTCAAGACAAGGCTCAGAAAAGCGCGGGCACTTTTAAAGGTTCAATTGAAAGAGAATGATTGGGAGGTGTTAATCCATGAATGA
- a CDS encoding DMT family transporter: protein MTVLPYIFVLFGAILWGTTGTAQTFLPDSAHPFIISAGRSASGGLFLLIIMVFLKKIKFRSWPWKHTLYAALCISLFQLLFFSSVRLTGVAIASVVAIGSAPVFSGLIEWVFLKMRPTKVWGISTGLAIIGCMFLFITKGEVSINPLGILYSLVAGIIFALYTMTSKYLLQKEEAISIVAMTFSLSALLLTPFYFIFDVSWLKDVGNIGIIFYLGLATTSVAYVLYGWGLRKIPASSALTLSLAEPTTAALLGVIVVGEILSATSWVGIGLLLGSIAILTFGSKSASRPTVKEGEVSV, encoded by the coding sequence TTGACCGTATTACCATACATATTTGTACTTTTTGGTGCTATTTTGTGGGGGACAACAGGAACTGCACAAACATTTTTACCAGACAGTGCTCACCCATTTATCATTAGTGCAGGACGTTCTGCAAGTGGGGGATTATTTCTTCTTATTATTATGGTTTTTTTGAAGAAAATTAAGTTCCGTTCTTGGCCTTGGAAGCACACCTTATACGCAGCGCTTTGTATATCTTTGTTTCAGCTCTTATTCTTTTCATCGGTGCGTTTGACAGGAGTAGCGATAGCGAGTGTGGTTGCTATCGGAAGTGCTCCAGTGTTTTCAGGTTTAATTGAATGGGTATTTTTAAAGATGCGTCCTACAAAAGTTTGGGGAATCTCCACAGGTTTAGCTATTATTGGCTGTATGTTTTTATTTATTACAAAAGGTGAAGTGAGCATTAATCCATTAGGAATCTTATATTCATTAGTCGCAGGTATTATTTTTGCATTGTATACAATGACAAGCAAATATTTGCTCCAAAAAGAAGAAGCTATATCCATAGTTGCAATGACCTTCTCGCTTAGCGCATTACTGTTAACTCCTTTCTATTTCATATTTGACGTAAGTTGGTTGAAGGATGTAGGGAATATAGGTATCATTTTTTATTTGGGGTTAGCAACTACTAGTGTCGCTTATGTTTTATATGGATGGGGGCTTCGGAAAATCCCTGCTTCCTCCGCGTTAACTTTGTCCTTGGCAGAACCAACTACCGCTGCTTTACTTGGTGTAATTGTAGTGGGCGAGATTCTCAGCGCAACCTCTTGGGTAGGGATTGGTTTACTGCTTGGTAGTATAGCTATTTTAACGTTTGGGAGTAAATCCGCTAGCAGACCAACTGTAAAAGAAGGTGAAGTGTCTGTTTAA